From Campylobacter pinnipediorum subsp. caledonicus:
TCGCTTATGGCTATATTTTTAAGTGGAAGTGAAATAAACCCAAAAGATAGCTTAACTGATGTTTTAAGAAATTCAGATGGTAAGGTTGTTACAGATTTTAGTAAAAATGCATTTCCTATAAAAGGAATACATGAAAAATTGGGTCTTGATTGCAAAGATTGTCATAAGGAAAAAAACGAAAAAGATTATTCATCTGCTATGAATAGTTCCTGTCTAGAGTGTCATGGAAGTTACAAAAAGCTGGGCGAGGCTACAGGCCATTTGGGTCATAATGATAATATACATGCCAATCCTCACTATGAGGCTCTTGATTGTGACACCTGTCATAAAGCGCATAAACCAACTGTTAATATGTGTTTGCGTTGTCACACACAAGATTCCATGAAAAAGCTTGAAGTAAAGTAAGAAAGGAACTAAGATGAAAAATACAGTACTTAAAGCGGTTGTGATAACTGCCCTTGTTATGTTTGCTATATTTTTTGGCGGATATGAGGTTGTAAAGGCAACATCTGACTATCCTTTCTGTGGAAGTTGTCATGAATGGGATGGAGCTATAGCTCAAACAAATTTAGCGGATAAAGTTCATGGACCATCAAACCAAAAAGGTGTTGGTGTCAAATGTACCGACTGCCATTTACCTCATGATTCTTTTGTTAATTACATCTTTACAAAAGCAAAAAATGGTATTTCCGAAGGTTTAACAACACTAACTAAAGATCCAAAAGCAAAAGATTGGATAGCTAATAGAGCATATGCACGTGAAAAATATACTTTCGATAGTTCTTGTTTGAATTGTCATAACAATATTTTAAAATCTCAGGATGGAAATATCACAAGAGTTGTGAATAAAATGCACTTAAAGTATATTGAGTTTAAAGGCACAAAAAATGAGATGAAATGTACCGAATGCCATAAACATGTAGGGCATCATGATCTTGGTAAAATGCTTATAGAACAAAAACATAAAACAGCACAAAATTGGGATGAGTGGAAGAAAATGCACGACTCAAAAGCTATCGCAAAATAAAACAAATTTCCCAAAAAGATTTGCTTTTTGGGAAATAAATCTACTATAATTTTTTATCTTTATATATAAATTTGAAATAATTAATGCAAAAGATATTTAGGCTAGGTGTTTGCAAGTGTGTTTTTAAAATAGGGTAAAACATAATTATAAATTTTTAAACGCACTAAAAGCTTGAAATTTAGCTACCTAGTTTATGAAATATAAAAAGGTTTTTTAGTAATAAAATTTGTGGCCTATTTAAAAATAAATTGATAATTTGTGCATCAAAATCTTATATTTAAATTTTTATGATCAAATTCCATTTGGTTGCAGGAGTTAAAAAAGTTTGTATAAAAAGTATAGTGAAAAATAACTTTAAAGTATGAGTTATAAAAAATAGTTGTCTCAAAAAGAGACAACTAAAAAATTACATCGCTTGAGCTTCTACATCAATTTGAATTTGAACTTTGTCTGAAACCATAGCACCAGGGAATTTATCTCCGATTTTAAAATCTTTTCTCATAACATCACCAGTAAGACTAAAGCCTATTCTCTCTTTTCCATCCATATCTTTAGCTATACCGCTAAGTTCAAATTTAAGCTCAACTGGTTTAGTTACGTCTCTTATAGTTAAATCACCCATAACTTTACCTTCTGTATCGCTTTCTTTTTCAAATTTTGTCATTTTGAATTTCATATCTTTAAATTCGCTAGTTTTGAAAAAATCTTCACTTTTTAAATGCTCATCTCTTTTTTCGTTTTGAGTATCTACTGAATTTACATCTAAAGTTACATCTAAAGTTTTTAGCATTTTTGCATCTTTATCATAATCTACATCTGCATTATAGCTTTTGAAACTACCATAAACTTTTGCAATTGTAAGGTGTTTAACCATGAAACCAACATTTGAGTGAGCTGGATCAACTTTGTAATCAGTAGCATATGACAAGCTCGCTAAAAGAGCTGCAAGTAAAGAAGCTTTAACCATTTTTTTCATTTTTTCTCCTTGAGTGTTTTTTACAAGGTCAAAGTATAGTACACTTTTTTATAATATATGATAAATAAAAAATATACTTTTGTTAAGCTATTTTAAATTTGCTATATTGCGATATTTTTAAGAGTTTATATCTTTTAGTAGTTTTTGTATCTCTTCAAAGCTAAAATTTTCATCCTCGCCTTGTTTTAAAAAGTCATTCATAAATGTTTTTTTTGCTATTGCTATGTCTAACTCTTTATCATTGCCTCTTTGATAAGCTCCTATGCGTAATAATACTTCATTTTCTTTTAAAAGAGAGTATAGTCTTTTAAAGGTTATGGCATTTTGTCTATGTTCTTTGCTAACTACATCATTCATGACCCTAGAAGCCGAGTTTTGTATGTTTATAGGAGGATATATTCCAAAATCAGTCAATTCTCTACTTAACACTATATGCCCATCTAATATAGAACGACTTTGGTCAGCTATCGGGTCACTCATATCATCACCCTCTACCAAAACCGTAAAAAATGCTGTTATGCTTCCTTTGCCCTCTTCTTTTCCGGCTCGTTCCATTAGTTGTGGAAGTAGCATTAAAGATGATGGTGGATAGCCTTTTGATGTTGGCGGTTCGCCAAGTGCAAGACCTATCTCTCTTTGAGCCATTGCAAATCTCGTAACACTATCCATTATAAACAAAACATCTTTACCTTGTTCTTTGAAGTATTCAGCAACACTCATGGCACAAAATGCTCCATATTTTCTCATAAGGGCGCTATCATCAGATGTTGCTACTATTATTATAGTGCCGGCAAGATCCCCTTTCAGGTTTTTTTCTATAAACTCAGGAACCTCTCTTCCTCTTTCGCCTATTAGTGCTACAACTTTTATGGGAGCTTGGGTATTTTTTACTATCATACTCATTAGTGTTGATTTTCCAACACCAGAACCAGCAAAAATTCCAAGTTTTTGACCTTTACCACAAGTAAGAAGCCCATCTATCGTTTTAATCCCAACATTAAAAGGCTCATTTATAAGTCCTCTTTTCATAGCATCTATAGGTGCTTTCATTATTGGCATTAAATCAGGTAAAAACATAGAGCCTTTGCCATCAATAGGTCGCATAAATGGATCAACTACGCGACCCAGCAGTTCATCTCCAACAGGTATATTCATACCCTGCTCACTTTGATATACAAAATCACCAACCCTAAAACCCTCAACAAAGCCAAAAGGGCTTATGAAAGCACCATCTGATGTTATCTGCGTAACCATGCCAAGACCGGTTTTACTCTTATCTTTACTTGAAATTTTAACAACATCTCCGATACTAGGTCTTAGCCCGTTTATCTGTATGGTTGTTGGCGTTATTTTCGTTATTACTCCAAATACATTGGCTAGTGAAATTTTTTTATCGTTTAGTTTAAGTTTGATTCGTTCTAAACTCAAAAAGAAAATTCCTTAGGTGAGTTTATGAGAGAAAAAAACTCTTTTCTAGTTTCGGCATTTTTGATAAATGCGCCACGAAGAGCAGATGTTGTTGTCGTTGAGTTGATTTTTTGAACCCCACGCATTTCCATACACATATGCCTTGCTTGAACTACAACTCCAACCCCTTTTGGCTCAATAACATCAGCTATAGCCTGTGCTATTTGTTCGGTCATCTGCTCTTGAATTTGAAGCCTTTTGGCGTATATATTTACCATTCTTGGTATTTTTGAAAGCCCAACAACCTTTCCATTTGGTATATAAGCTACGTGAACACGCCCTATTATAGGCAATAAATGATGTTCACAAAGGCTATAAAACTCTATATCTTTTATTAAAACCATTTCATTGTTTGAACTTTGAAATAAGGCATTGTTTAAAACCTCTTTTGGGTCTTCTTTATATCCACTTGTGAGATCTCTAAAAGACTTAAAAACTCGCTCAGGAGTTTTAATAAGACCTTCACGATTTATGTCTTCGCCTATTATAGTAAGCATATTTCTTACTGAATTTTCAAAACTTTCTTGCATTAACTTTCTCCAAAAATAAAGTTAAATTCTATATAAAAATGCCTTTTAGATGCATAAAATTTTAAAATTTATACTATTAATAAGGAAAATTTTGGTATATTCTTGCTTAAATTTTTATTTAAAAAAGGAATAAAATGGCGATTACCGTAAAAGCTATAGATAGCGTAAATACTGAAATTAGCGCAAACATAGAAAATTCACAAATAAAGGCTAATGTTGAAAAATTAGCAAAAAAAGCTGCAAAGACTATGAAAATAGATGGTTTTAGAAAGGGACATGTTCCAACTGCTGTTGTGCTTAAAAGATATGAAAAAGAATTAACAAGCGACGCAGAGCAAGACGCTTTAAAAGATATATTAGATGAGGCTATAAAACAAGCTGGCAAAAAAAGTAGCGATATTATAGGCGAGCCTATGGTTGATAAGTTTGATAAAAACGAAAAAGGCATAGATGTTAGTATGATTATATCTTTTAAGCCAGCTATAGATGTTAGCGGTTATGAGGAGATAATACCTGAGTTTTCTACTCCAAGAGTTTTGAAAAAAGACATAGAAGAGAAGAAAAATGAAATTTTAAAAATGGTTGCTCCACTTGAAAAAGTTAGCGAAGATAGAGCTTTAAAACAAGGTGATTTTGCTAAGTTTGATTTTGAAGGTTTTGTTGATGGCGAAGCTTTTGAAGGCGGAAAGGCTGAGGGCTATGTCCTCGAAATAGGCTCTGGTCAGTTTATACCTGGTTTTGAAGATGGTATGGTTGGTTTAAAAGTTTCAGAAGAAAAAGATGTAAATGTAACTTTCCCTGCTGAGTATGGTGCTGCGAATTTAGCTGGAAAACCTGCTGTGTTTAAGGTAAAACTACACGAAATCCAAGAGAGAAAAATACCAGAAAAAATTGATGAGCAAACATTAAAAGGTATATTACCAAATGAAGAAAACCCAACTGAAGAGCTACTTGATGAGAAAATAAAAGAGCAAATCAGAAACGAAAAATTATTCACTCTTGTAAATGAAGAATTAAAACCTAAATTTGCAGAAGCAGCTGTTGAAAAGTTTAAATTCGATGTTCCTAAAAATATAGTAGAACAAGAACTTGATATGCAATTTAGAGGCGCTTGGTCAAGTTTTACTGAAGATGAGATAAACAAATTTAAGCAAGATCAAGATGCTTTAAAAAATAAGCGTGAAGAATTTAGAAAAGATGCTGAAAATAGTGTTCGTTTGACATTTATTATAGATGAACTTGCTCGTGTAAGAGATGTTAAAGTAAGCGATCAAGAAGTTGTTCAAGCTGTTTACTTTGAGGCATATAGAAGCGGAAGAGATCCAAAAGCACACCTTGAAGCTTATAAAAATCAAGGAGTGTTGCCAGCTATTAAAATGTCTATGATAGAAGAAAAATTATTTAACGAAATGTTTAACAAAGATGACAAAAAAGCGGCTAAAAAAGAGAAGGCTGAATAATGAGTTATTATGTTCCTGTCGTAGTTGAAAGAACAAGCAAAGGAGAGAGAAGTTATGACATATATTCTCGCCTTTTAAAAGATAGGATAATAATGCTAAGCGGTGAGATAGAAGATGGTATGGCATCTTCTATCGTAGCTCAGCTTTTATTTTTAGAAGCGGAAGATCCAGAAAAAGATATATATTTGTATATAAACTCTCCAGGTGGAGTTATTACAAGCGGATTTAGTATATATGATACTATGAATTATATTAAGCCAGATGTTTGCACTATATGCATAGGTCAAGCTGCTTCTATGGGAGCTTTTTTGCTTAGCTCGGGAGCTAAAGGCAAAAGATATGCTCTTACAAACTCTCGTATAATGATCCATCAGCCACTTGGTGGTGCAAGAGGACAGGCTACTGATATAGAGATACAAGCTCGTGAAATTTTAAGACTTAAAGAGATTTTAAATACGACTTTAGCAAATAATACTGGTCAAAAACTTTCAAAAGTAGTAAAAGATACAGAGCGTGATTATTTTATGAGTGCCGCAGAGGCAAAAGATTATGGTCTTATAGATACTATACTTAAAAAGAGCTTTAAATAGGAATAACTTTGCAAACAGTAGATTCTGAGTCAAAATATAAGATAATAAATAATAAAAATGATAAATTGGAAGATGTTGATATATATAAATTTTCCGAAAATGTATTAAAGCAATTAAATAAAGATAACATTTCATCTATACCTAGTAATTATTCTATATATTTTGAAAAACTACTTGAGCAAAAATCTCCTGATTTTAAAAAAAAATTAGGAGATTCGCTTGAATTTTATGAAGAATTTGGTGAAAAAATGTCAGAAAGTAGCATATGTATAGAAAAAGAGATAAAACAAGGTTTTGTCCAAATTAAAAGTATGCTTCAAGCCGTTGCCTTGATTTATAAAAACATAGGCTTAATGAAAGGTATAACAAAAAAAAATTTAACTATATTAAAAAGCAATAGAGATATCCTAGCTGTTCAAAATGTGGTTTCTTCTTTTAATTGTGATATTGCTAAGCTTTTTGCGTTGATGGATAAGCATATAGAAGTAATCAAAACAAATTATAATGAAATAGGTAAAATTTTAAAAACCATAGAAGAACAAACTGTATACGATTCCAGATACGAGATATATAATAGAAAGTTTATAATCAATACTATGCAAACGGAGCTAGACACAGCTAGGCGTTATGGTTACAAATCTTCATTTTTAATTGTTAAAGTTAGCGAAAGAATACTTTTTGGTATGCAAAATTTAAAAGAAAAAAACAACTTTTTAAAAAATATCGCCAAACTTCTTTTAAAGGTATCTAGACGTAGTGATGTTGTTGGACACTATGGTGATGGGTATTTTGTCGTTATCATGAAACATACTGACATAAATGGTGCAAAACTTGCTTGCAATAGGCTTTCTAAGTTGATAAGTTCAGTAAAGCAACGCATAAATGACAATGATGTGTATGCTAAGCTTCGTATGGTTGCATGTGAGCTTGGCGCCAATTCTTTAAGTATGGAAGAGATGCTATCAAAAGCTTTAGATAGTATTGAAGTTGCTAATGAAGATGAACCTATAATTTTGGAGTAATTTTAGTGATTTTAGAAGTTTTATCATACCCTAATAAAAAATTATATGAAGTCTCAAAAGAAGTTACAGAATTTGATGATAAATTACATAAATTTCTTGATGATATGTATGATACGATGATAGCAAAATTAGGCATAGGTCTTGCTGCTATTCAAGTAGGCGTTGCAAAACGTATTTTTATTATAAATTTAGTTAATGAAGATGGAATTCAAGATAAAAATGAACTCATAGAGGTTATCAATCCTGTTTTTGAAGACAAAAAAGGTGAAAGTATTTTTCAAGAAGGTTGTTTAAGTGTGCCAGATTTTTACGAAGAAGTAAAAAGGGCCGAATGGATAAAAGTATCTTATCAAGATCGTTTCGGAATACATCACTCTATAGAAGCTGATGGATTGTTGGCTATTGCTTTTCAGCACGAAAACGACCATCTTGATGGACACCTTTTTATAGAAAAAATAGGATTTACTAAACGTAAAAAATTTGATAAAGAATTTAAAAGTGGTAAAAAACAAAAACCAAAAGAGAGTAGCTAAATAAATATATGAAATCCCTATACTGCGCAACATACTTAGATGGCTTAAAAATTGTAGAAGTAGAGTCTGTATTTTCTAGGGGGTTGCCGGGGTTTAACATAGTAGGGCTAGCTGGTGCAAGTATAAAAGAAAGCACTGAGCGTGTAAAGGCAGCACTTTTATCTTTGGGGTTTTCGTTTCCATCTCAAAAAATTACTATCAGCCTATCCCCATCTGATATATCCAAAAACGGTTCACATTTTGATCTCTCAATAGCTCTTTTGATAGCACTTCAAAAATCAGAGCAACTTGATAAAATTTTTGTTTTTGGAGAACTTGGACTTGATGGAAGTGTTAAAAATACAACAAATCTTTTTTCAATACTTCTTTTTTTAAGCACTAAGGTTCAAAATGCAAAAGTTTTAGTCCCAAAATCCATAGCGGATAAGGCAAGCGAGATACAAAATTTAGAAATTTATGGTGTTGATAAGTTGCAAGATGCTATTAATTTTTTCAGAGATAAAGACTATCAACAAAGTTGTAAGTTTAAAAATACGCATCCGGTTTTTAAAAATATAATTGAGATAAATGGTAAAAAATATCTTCCAAATTTAGATTTTAAGCTAGATTTTAAAGATGTTTTGGGTCAAACAAGAGCAAAAAGAGCTTGTCTTATATCGGCTGTTGGCATGCATAATATAATATTTGAAGGAAGCCCAGGATGTGGTAAAAGCATGTGTGCTAAAAGACTTTTGTATATTCTTCCACCTCAAAGCTTGGATGATGTTTTAAGTTCGGCTGCTTACCGCTCTTTAAATATGCAAGATAGCGAGTTTAGTAGTGTTCGTGCATTTAGAAGCCCACATCACACATCAACAAAAAGCTCTATATTTGGTGGTGGAACTAGTGTTGCTAGGATAGGTGAGGTAGCTTTGGCTAATGGCGGTATTTTGTTTTTTGATGAGTTTAACTATTTTTCAAAGCAGGTTATAGAGAGTTTACGTGAGCCTTTGCAAGATTATAAAATAAATATTTCAAGAGTAAATTCAAAAGTTTCTTATGATACAAAATTTACATTTGTGGCTGCTTTAAATCCTTGTCCTTGCGGAAATTTATTATCTAAAAATTTAAATTGTAGATGTAGTGAAAGAGAGATAAAGCAGTATAAGTCAAAACTTTCAGAACCTATTTTGGATAGGATTGACCTTTATGTCCAAATGGATGAGGTTAGCAAAACCGACAAATCAGATATCACCTCAAGACAGATGAGTGAAGTGGTGCTAAATGCCTTTAAATTTCAAAAGCAACGTGGGCAGATTGAGTTTAATGGAAAATTACAAGATAGCGATGTTGATAATTTTTGCACCCTTGATGATGAGGCAAAAAATATTTTAAATAAGGCAATAACAAGGTATAATTTATCTCAAAGAGGTATAAAAAAGACTTTAAAAGTAGCTAGAAGTATTGCTGATATTGAGTTTAAAAACGATATATCAAAATCACATATTTTGGAAGCTTTGAGTTTTAGAAATAAGGATTAGCCTTGAAAAAATTATTTTTAAACACAAATGAACTTGATTTAAGAGCTACATTAAAATTTGGACTTGAAAGTGAAATTTTAATGGAAAATGCAGCTTTGTCTATGGCAAGTCACATACGTAAAAAGATAAAAAAAGGTAGTAAAATTCTTGGAATATGCGGTGGAGGAAACAATGCAGCAGATGTTTTTGCAGCTCTTAGAATGCTTCAAGGGGACTACAAAACAAAAATATTTTTAGCATCCACAAGTTTAAAACCATTGGCTAAAAAGCAGTTAGAAATAGCTAAAAAAGCCGGAGTTAAATTAACAACAAAAATCAAAAAATCAAAGTGCATATTAGATGGTCTTTTTGGTTCTGGGCTAAATAGAGAACTTTGCAAAGAGCATAAAAAACTATTAAAAAAGATAAACAAAATAAAAGCATATAAGGTAGCTTGTGATTTTCCAAGTGGTTTAAGTGAAAATGGAAATATTTTAGGCGAGTGTTTTAAAGCTGATATTACTATTTGTATGGGTGCTTTAAAGCTTGGATGTTTTTTAGATGAAGCAAAAGATTATGTTGGCAGGGTAAAAGTTGCTAATTTGGGAGTTTGCAAAGATAAATTTCAAACAAAAACAGATACTTTTTTGCTTCAAAAAAGCGACTTAAAACTACCATTTAGAAAAAGACTATGTGTAAACAAGGGAGATTTTGGACACGCTTTTGTTATTTGTGGCAAACTGTCAGGCGCTAGTGAAATCTGTGCAAAAGCAGCGTTTAGTATAGGTGCTGGACTTGTTAGTGTGATAGGTCGAAATAAAATCATAAAAAACTATCTTATGCAAACAGATAAAATAAGTCAAAAAATGAATGCAGGTGCTGTTGGAATGGGGCTTAGCCTTGAAGATGTGTCAAATTTGAGTTCGGATACGCTAAATGATAAAAGTCTTGTTTTGGATGCTATGATGTGTCATTGCAAGATTACTTTTGATATTTTAAAACAAAATAAAAAGGTTGTTTTGACACCGCACCCAAAGGAATTTTGCTCATTGCTCAAACTTGGTGGTTTGGCTGATATTAGCGTTGATGAGCTTCAAAAAAATAGGTTTGAGTATGCTAAGAAATTTAGCCTAAAATTTAAATGCGTTTTGGTTCTAAAAGGTGCAAATACCATCATTGCAAAAAATGGTAAATTATTTATAATGCCTTTTGGATCAAGCTCTCTTGCAAAAGGTGGTAGCGGAGATGCGTTGTCGGGTATTATACTTGGGCTTTTAGCTCAGGGTTATTCTCCTTTAAAAGCCGCAATAAACGGCACATTAGCACACGCATTATCAGCAAAAAAACAAAAAATAAACAACTATGCTTTAAACCCAAACAATATCATAAAAGGAATAAAATGCTTACAAAGAAAATAGCAGTGCTTTTTAGCGGTAGCGGTTCAAATCTGCAAGCCATTTTGGATAAGGTTCACAACAAAGTATTTAATAGTGTGAGGATTGAGGTTGCTTTGTGCATAAGTAATAAAGCCGATGCTTATGGTATACAAAGAGCAGAAAAATACGGACTTGAAACCAAGATAATAGAAAATAAAAATTTTTCATCAAGAGAAGAATTTGATGCGGCTTTGGTTGAAGAGATAAAAAAACAAGATATAGATTTGGTTGTGCTGGCTGGATTTATGAGAATTTTAACAAGTGTTTTTACAACTCAAATAAAAGCGATAAATTTACACCCGTCTATACTTCCGCTTTTTAAAGGCGCACATGCTATACAAGAGAGTTTTGATAGTGATATGCAAGTTGGCGGTGTGAGTGTTCATTGGGTTAGCGAAGAGCTTGATGGCGGAAAACTTATAGCCCAAAGAGCTTTTGAGCGTAAATCGCAAATGAGTTTAGATGATTGGGCTAATGCTATACATAGTATAGAACATGAAATTTTACCAGAGGCTATAGTTAAAATTTTGTGTAACAATTAAATTAGATAAAAAATAAAATAGTCGCTTATTATTAGCTTGATTTGATTTTTGTCTTATTAGATATAGGATTAAGCTTTACAAAAAGATTTTTTTAATACAATACAAGACTTATTTTGTGGTTCCGTAGCTCAGCTGGTAGAGCACTACCTTGACATGGTAGTGGTCGATGGTTCAAGTCCATTCGGAGCCACCATTTAATAATTTTTCCATTACTTACTTTCTTTTATTTTTACTCACAAAACCCTATAAAATCAGTATTTGTTTTAATTGTATCTTTTTACATTATTCTTATTTAATTTATATTGTTTTAACGGACTAAAACAGACTTAATATAAAAAGCCCGTTAAAAATATCAAAGATAAATTCATATGCTATTAAATTTATTTAAACTAAGCGCAGGTGAGAGAATTGTCAATCTCTCGGGTATGCTATCTGTCCAGCTATGGCTGAAGTGGCTGAGTTTGCTTGATTTACACTAGCTATATCTTTTGCTGGCATGTGGTGATCCAAAACGATAGCAAAGCCATCAGGATTTGCTAAAGTCTTAGCTCCACTTCTTTTTAAATTGCTCTATAGAAATAGATGTAGCAATGTCATTTCGTATAGTCATATATAGGCTTTGTGCTATTTTTCTAGCATAAACATCTTTGCTCACATGGACTGAAAATATTTTTCTGTTATTGTCTGTCCCTTTTTTATTTCTTGTTTATTTTATCTTGTTTCTTTTTTGCATATATATTTATAAGCTCAACACTAAGTGAAAATGCCATAGCAAAATATATATAAGCCTTAGGTATATGAGCTCCAAAACCTTCTCCTATAAGGGCAAAACCTATCATTATTAAAAATGCTAAAGCCAAAACTTTAATCGTAGGGTTATTATCCACAAAATCAGATATAGCCTTTGAAGCAAACATCATAACGCAAACAGCTAAAATAACAGCAAGGA
This genomic window contains:
- a CDS encoding GGDEF domain-containing protein yields the protein MQTVDSESKYKIINNKNDKLEDVDIYKFSENVLKQLNKDNISSIPSNYSIYFEKLLEQKSPDFKKKLGDSLEFYEEFGEKMSESSICIEKEIKQGFVQIKSMLQAVALIYKNIGLMKGITKKNLTILKSNRDILAVQNVVSSFNCDIAKLFALMDKHIEVIKTNYNEIGKILKTIEEQTVYDSRYEIYNRKFIINTMQTELDTARRYGYKSSFLIVKVSERILFGMQNLKEKNNFLKNIAKLLLKVSRRSDVVGHYGDGYFVVIMKHTDINGAKLACNRLSKLISSVKQRINDNDVYAKLRMVACELGANSLSMEEMLSKALDSIEVANEDEPIILE
- the def gene encoding peptide deformylase, with the translated sequence MILEVLSYPNKKLYEVSKEVTEFDDKLHKFLDDMYDTMIAKLGIGLAAIQVGVAKRIFIINLVNEDGIQDKNELIEVINPVFEDKKGESIFQEGCLSVPDFYEEVKRAEWIKVSYQDRFGIHHSIEADGLLAIAFQHENDHLDGHLFIEKIGFTKRKKFDKEFKSGKKQKPKESS
- a CDS encoding YifB family Mg chelatase-like AAA ATPase, coding for MKSLYCATYLDGLKIVEVESVFSRGLPGFNIVGLAGASIKESTERVKAALLSLGFSFPSQKITISLSPSDISKNGSHFDLSIALLIALQKSEQLDKIFVFGELGLDGSVKNTTNLFSILLFLSTKVQNAKVLVPKSIADKASEIQNLEIYGVDKLQDAINFFRDKDYQQSCKFKNTHPVFKNIIEINGKKYLPNLDFKLDFKDVLGQTRAKRACLISAVGMHNIIFEGSPGCGKSMCAKRLLYILPPQSLDDVLSSAAYRSLNMQDSEFSSVRAFRSPHHTSTKSSIFGGGTSVARIGEVALANGGILFFDEFNYFSKQVIESLREPLQDYKINISRVNSKVSYDTKFTFVAALNPCPCGNLLSKNLNCRCSEREIKQYKSKLSEPILDRIDLYVQMDEVSKTDKSDITSRQMSEVVLNAFKFQKQRGQIEFNGKLQDSDVDNFCTLDDEAKNILNKAITRYNLSQRGIKKTLKVARSIADIEFKNDISKSHILEALSFRNKD
- a CDS encoding NAD(P)H-hydrate dehydratase is translated as MKKLFLNTNELDLRATLKFGLESEILMENAALSMASHIRKKIKKGSKILGICGGGNNAADVFAALRMLQGDYKTKIFLASTSLKPLAKKQLEIAKKAGVKLTTKIKKSKCILDGLFGSGLNRELCKEHKKLLKKINKIKAYKVACDFPSGLSENGNILGECFKADITICMGALKLGCFLDEAKDYVGRVKVANLGVCKDKFQTKTDTFLLQKSDLKLPFRKRLCVNKGDFGHAFVICGKLSGASEICAKAAFSIGAGLVSVIGRNKIIKNYLMQTDKISQKMNAGAVGMGLSLEDVSNLSSDTLNDKSLVLDAMMCHCKITFDILKQNKKVVLTPHPKEFCSLLKLGGLADISVDELQKNRFEYAKKFSLKFKCVLVLKGANTIIAKNGKLFIMPFGSSSLAKGGSGDALSGIILGLLAQGYSPLKAAINGTLAHALSAKKQKINNYALNPNNIIKGIKCLQRK
- a CDS encoding cytochrome c3 family protein; the protein is MKKIILLISLMAIFLSGSEINPKDSLTDVLRNSDGKVVTDFSKNAFPIKGIHEKLGLDCKDCHKEKNEKDYSSAMNSSCLECHGSYKKLGEATGHLGHNDNIHANPHYEALDCDTCHKAHKPTVNMCLRCHTQDSMKKLEVK
- a CDS encoding cytochrome c3 family protein; protein product: MKNTVLKAVVITALVMFAIFFGGYEVVKATSDYPFCGSCHEWDGAIAQTNLADKVHGPSNQKGVGVKCTDCHLPHDSFVNYIFTKAKNGISEGLTTLTKDPKAKDWIANRAYAREKYTFDSSCLNCHNNILKSQDGNITRVVNKMHLKYIEFKGTKNEMKCTECHKHVGHHDLGKMLIEQKHKTAQNWDEWKKMHDSKAIAK
- the fliI gene encoding flagellar protein export ATPase FliI, whose amino-acid sequence is MSLERIKLKLNDKKISLANVFGVITKITPTTIQINGLRPSIGDVVKISSKDKSKTGLGMVTQITSDGAFISPFGFVEGFRVGDFVYQSEQGMNIPVGDELLGRVVDPFMRPIDGKGSMFLPDLMPIMKAPIDAMKRGLINEPFNVGIKTIDGLLTCGKGQKLGIFAGSGVGKSTLMSMIVKNTQAPIKVVALIGERGREVPEFIEKNLKGDLAGTIIIVATSDDSALMRKYGAFCAMSVAEYFKEQGKDVLFIMDSVTRFAMAQREIGLALGEPPTSKGYPPSSLMLLPQLMERAGKEEGKGSITAFFTVLVEGDDMSDPIADQSRSILDGHIVLSRELTDFGIYPPINIQNSASRVMNDVVSKEHRQNAITFKRLYSLLKENEVLLRIGAYQRGNDKELDIAIAKKTFMNDFLKQGEDENFSFEEIQKLLKDINS
- the clpP gene encoding ATP-dependent Clp endopeptidase proteolytic subunit ClpP, giving the protein MSYYVPVVVERTSKGERSYDIYSRLLKDRIIMLSGEIEDGMASSIVAQLLFLEAEDPEKDIYLYINSPGGVITSGFSIYDTMNYIKPDVCTICIGQAASMGAFLLSSGAKGKRYALTNSRIMIHQPLGGARGQATDIEIQAREILRLKEILNTTLANNTGQKLSKVVKDTERDYFMSAAEAKDYGLIDTILKKSFK
- the folE gene encoding GTP cyclohydrolase I FolE, translated to MQESFENSVRNMLTIIGEDINREGLIKTPERVFKSFRDLTSGYKEDPKEVLNNALFQSSNNEMVLIKDIEFYSLCEHHLLPIIGRVHVAYIPNGKVVGLSKIPRMVNIYAKRLQIQEQMTEQIAQAIADVIEPKGVGVVVQARHMCMEMRGVQKINSTTTTSALRGAFIKNAETRKEFFSLINSPKEFSF
- the tig gene encoding trigger factor, which gives rise to MAITVKAIDSVNTEISANIENSQIKANVEKLAKKAAKTMKIDGFRKGHVPTAVVLKRYEKELTSDAEQDALKDILDEAIKQAGKKSSDIIGEPMVDKFDKNEKGIDVSMIISFKPAIDVSGYEEIIPEFSTPRVLKKDIEEKKNEILKMVAPLEKVSEDRALKQGDFAKFDFEGFVDGEAFEGGKAEGYVLEIGSGQFIPGFEDGMVGLKVSEEKDVNVTFPAEYGAANLAGKPAVFKVKLHEIQERKIPEKIDEQTLKGILPNEENPTEELLDEKIKEQIRNEKLFTLVNEELKPKFAEAAVEKFKFDVPKNIVEQELDMQFRGAWSSFTEDEINKFKQDQDALKNKREEFRKDAENSVRLTFIIDELARVRDVKVSDQEVVQAVYFEAYRSGRDPKAHLEAYKNQGVLPAIKMSMIEEKLFNEMFNKDDKKAAKKEKAE
- a CDS encoding YceI family protein; amino-acid sequence: MKKMVKASLLAALLASLSYATDYKVDPAHSNVGFMVKHLTIAKVYGSFKSYNADVDYDKDAKMLKTLDVTLDVNSVDTQNEKRDEHLKSEDFFKTSEFKDMKFKMTKFEKESDTEGKVMGDLTIRDVTKPVELKFELSGIAKDMDGKERIGFSLTGDVMRKDFKIGDKFPGAMVSDKVQIQIDVEAQAM